The DNA sequence TCATAGCGACTTACTCCTTCTTCCCTTAGTTTCCCTTCTACTTTTGCTTGAGTTGCAATTCCGGCATGGTCCATCCCAGGAAGCCAAAGAGCATCATAGCCCTGCATTCTCTTTGTTCGAATTAAAATATCTTGTAATGTTGTATCCCAGGCATGACCTAAATGAAGCTTTCCAGTAACATTTGGTGGAGGAATAACGATTGTATACGGCTTTTTCGATTCATCTCCTGTTGCTTCAAAAAACTTTCCCTCTAACCAGTAAGGGTACCATTTTGCTTCAGTTTCCTGAGGATTGTATTTTGTTGGCATCGAAACTTCATTATTTTCCATCGATGCGAACCTCCTTTATATGTATTGTAAAATATAAAAAACTCCCCCCGTCTCAAAGGACGAAGAGAGAAGATTTCGCGGTACCACCTTTGTTTGCAACACAAAAAAATGTGTTACACACTCATCAGTTTAACGGCTGTGCCGGCTTTCTCTACTGTACGGTTCAAGAAAGCTGCTTAAGGGTGACGTTCAATCCGTACATCCTGGAAAATCTCACAGCTACTGATTTTCCTCTCTGTAGGGTTCAGGATTTACTCTTCCCTATCATTGCAGTTGCATTTATCTTGATATATTTTACCTTTTTACCCTGGTATTCGTCAATATCAGCATAGCCATTATTTCATTAATTCATGCAGTCCTACTCACATTCGTCTATATCTTGCATACGTTAAAAGTAAGAACAACGAGAAGGAGGGGATTTACATGCCCAACCGAAGATTTCGTCCACCATCATGGCTTGTCCGCTTTCGCTACGCTATCTATCAATGTATCTTTTACCTTGTTTGCTTTCAATTTATACGCACTCTTTTCTTACCAACAATGTTCGATGTTCTTATCCTAATCGTCTTAATTATTGTGTATGTAAGCTTCCTCATTGGTGTAATATGACAAATAGCTCACCCTAAAGTATAGGTGAGCTATTGTGTTGATACTCCTTGTTCAGTTGATTTTGGTGGAAATAAAAAGGCATCTAACCGTTTCACACGTCGCATCGTCATAATTCTTTTCTCTAAACGGCGAACGTGGTCAAGTTCACTTTGGTCTGGAGTTTTATTCACATATTTTTCTAATGAAAATCGGACAGGCTCTGGAAACTTTAAATACCCTTGTAAAAGATGCTTTTCTTCTTCATGAAGAGGTAGATGATTGTCATAAATTTGAAACCAGCTTACCATTTCTTCTTCATTCCATAAACTGTACCTAAACGACTGTCGACAAAACAAAGCCAAATCTCTTGCAGGTGTATCAAGTCCAGCCTTCTCAAAATTAAATAATAATGGGTCACCTTGTTTAGAAAAATGAACATGTGACCTTGAGAGGTTCCCATGACAAAAGACAGTGCGGTATTTTTCTTTCTCACTCACAATGTCAAACCATTGTTTCGCATGATTTTTGGCTTCTTCAATGAGTAAAAGCATTTGGTGAATATGAGTCATATACGTTAGTTCATATGGCGACATGTAAATTTTTTGTTCTGCCACATCAGCAAAACGTTCAAGTTCTAGACGTTTTGAATCCCATCTTTGAATAAGAGCTTGATAGGATTCTTCTATTGTTTCTTTTGTATAAGATTGAGTTTTAACTGTCAACTGATGAATAATTCCCATTTGTTCAACCATTAGTTGTTCCGGTGACTCTCTGTGTGAATACGGTTCTTTTTCCATCCAGGGCATTAAATAATAGGAAGATGCATCTGTCACTAATACTAGTTCACCATATTTACTAGGAATGACCGGTACCGTATAACGATAATTAAGCCGTGCAAGCTTGCGTATATGATAGGCAAAGTTGTCAGCTTGCTCCTTGTTCATTCTTGACTCTTTTAATGCAAAAATGCCACGGTCTGTATACACTTTTTTTATCCGGCCAAAAGCTTCGATTTTTGTAGGATTCAAATCATAGTGATATAAGATCGCCTGATAATGATATAGCTCATTCGTATTCATGTTCTATTTGCCTTCCCTTCGTTATGCCACTCAAGTAAAAATCGAATCATTTCTTGATTTTCATTCCAGCGAGCCCGAAATACTTCGTAGTTTGCTTGACATTCCTCTATTGACTGACAATGTTGAGCTGAATCTAGCAGTTCGACAAGTTCCCATGGTAATAGGAAATCTGCTAATAATAGCTCAAGTTGCCCATTTTTTTTCATCTCAAACGAACGATTAATTTCATTTAAGACTTGTGTCAGTGAAGCCTCTCCATGAATTCGTTTCCATTCTTTGATAAATCCACAAAACTGTGTATATCCTCGTTCAGGCTTTGCCATCGTTCCTTGCCAAAACAGCACTCGGTTATGAGTTCTCGCTTGATAAAGGCTAGAAATGGAATCTAGTAAAGGTGCTGTAACATCTTTATTTCTTTTTCTAATATATTGTGCTTTTGCCACTCTACTTTTCGCTTCATCAAAGCAAGTATAAATAATCTTTTGCGTATCCTTAGTAAAGTTCTTAAAGGTATTTGCAAGTGGCTCATATTTGTCCAATGATGGAAAAGAACATGACGTTATTTCCTCTCCATAAGAAGAATGTAAACCGTAGTTTAAAACTTTTGCGAGGAGTTGTCCCCATTTTTGCTCTTCTTCAATCATAGGAGAGAGGGTGGTCACCTCATCATGAAGTGTAAACCACCCTTTGTTGTATTCGACCTCTGTCTGATTGCTCTTCGTACGTATCATTTTATCAGTGATCAAATAAGGATTAATGCTACATTCATCTCGCCAGGAAACATGCCATTGTAGCAATGAATACTCGTTCCAGAAACGGACCCGTTTTAACCCTTTATCCGTTTCAATCACATCGTTTTCTTTCCACTTTGTGATTTTTACATCATATTTTTGATTGATTAATTCGAGAACCTCCATTGGAATTCTCCCCTATTCTATTACCTTTTTGGTATATAGATAATTTGTCCTTCTTCTACTTGCTCATTTTCCAATCGATTAACGCGAACGAGATGGCTGGTTTGAAGTTGATAGCGTTCCGCAATGGTATCCAACGATTCATTTTCTTGAATGATGCACATTCTTAATTTTGAAAACTGCTCTTCCCCGTTAGTTAGCATTTTCGTTAAGTAAAGTGCATTTTCATCCTTTTGTGAAGTAGGTCTCTCTGGCTCGACTTCTTCTTCACGTCCCTCTTCCACTTCATTGGATTGATCCGTATTAACTACCGCTAAATCTTTAAGCGGTGCTAGATTAATTTTTGTTTGATGTTCCTCTTCATTACGTACTTCATCTTGTACTTCATCTTGTTCTTCAACTTCTTCAATGTCTTCATGTGCTTCTTCTGACTCTACTTGAAGTGCCGCTGTCGCCTGCACTTGGTTGTCTTCTTTTCGCTCTCCCGCTCGTGGGGCCGTGACTACAGTTGGAACAGGCTCTTCTTCTTCTGATGCTTGTTCTGCTCCTGTTGCTAAAACTGGCTCTTTGACTTCTTCCTCTTGAGGAGTAGATTCGACTGGTGCGACACCAAGACCAATTCCTTCTCCTTCAGCACGAGGTTGACTTGCTGCAATCGGCTCTGGTGGTGCAGCTGGACGCTGTCTCGCTTCAAATTGGAAGCTTCTAAACGCCGGTTCTGGTGGTGCCTGTTGTTGCTCATAAACTGGGAGTTGTTCTTCCAGTTGTTCTTCTGGCTCCTCTTGCACTTCATTCGTTCGTTCTACTTCATGTGTGGCCATCCCACTTATCGTTACATCAGCAGTAAGTTGGATGCATCCTCTTTCCGGTAAATCATAATCAAATGTTTCAACTTGTACATAAACATCTTCTAAGTTGTTAATTCGATTTAATGGAATCGTTACATCAATTGGAAAATAATGTTTAATCTCACCAATTCCGTCTTCCGATACCGTTACTTGTTCAATCGAACGAAAGCTTGCCAGCTCATCAATGTTACTCGGTATATTTTCTTCTTCTGGAACATTTTTGTTTGGTCGGTATTCCCCCACCAATTGTAAACCCCCACGAATAAAAACATGCTGTTCACTTTCTTCAATCGTAATTTCTGGATCCAATGACATTGATAAAATTTCTGAAATTTCCTGGCCTTTATTGAGCCAAACTGACTCCTCAATTGAAAAAGATAATTTTGATGGATGATCTTGGGTCACAGCGACTTCCTCCTTCAATCTATTTCTAGTTCCTTCTGTTTCGGTCATGTCTGTACAGTTAAACCTATGACAAGACAAAGTAGAATATGAACACTTCTTCGGAATTCATTTGATTTATAACCGATTTTGAAGAAGAAATAGAAACAAGTGGTGATTGTTCTTACATTACCAGTGTTCCTTTACTTCGCTCCAATGGGCACGATTATTTCTATTCGTTACCCCTTCCCTCGCTTTTCCCTTTCCACCGGGCACGATTATTTCTATTCGTTACCCCTTCCCTTGCTTTTTCCTTTCCACCGGGCACGATTATTCTTATTCGTCACCCCTTCCCTCGCTTTTCCCTTTCCACCGGGCACGATTATTTCTATTCGTTACCCCTTCCCTTGCTTTTTCCTTTCCACCGGGCACGATTATTCTTATTCGTCACCCCTTCCCTTGCTTTTTCCTTTCCACCGGGCACGATTATTCTTATTCGTCACCCCTTCCCTCGCTTTTTCCTCCTAATAAAAAAGAGCGATGAATGTAATTCAATTCATCGCTCTGCTTTTTATTTTAATGTAGCAAATGCTCGTTCTGCGGCTTCAATTGTTTTATCAATATCCGCTTCGGTATGTTTTGTCGATAAGAACATTCCCTCGAATTGTGAAGGTGGTAAGGAAATGCCTTGGTTTAACATTTCTTTAAAATAGGCTGCGAAGAAGTCTAGGTTGGAAGTAGATGCTTTTTCAAAGTTTATTACCTTTTCATCCGTAAAGAAGAATCCAACCATTGACCCAGCTCTACTTGTGGAGTGCGGAATGCTATGTTTTGTGGCCGCTTCGGATAAACCCTTTTCTAAGCGTGATCCTAATCTTTCAAAATGCTCATAATCCACTTCTGTTAGTTGAGACAGTGTTTCATATCCTGCTGTCATCGCTAATGGGTTACCTGACAGTGTACCCGCTTGATAGATTGGACCACTTGGCGCAATTTGTTCCATAATTTCTCGTCTTCCGCCGTAAGCACCAACTGGCAAGCCTCCACCAATTACTTTTCCAAGACAAGTTAGATCAGGAGTAACGCCAAAGTATCCTTGGGCACAGTGATATCCAACACGGAAGCCTGTCATTACTTCATCAAAAATAAGTAAGCTTCCATTTTCTGATGTCAGCTCACGCAATGATTCTAAAAATCCTGGTTCCGGTAAAACGACACCCATGTTTCCAGCAACAGGTTCGACAATTACACCAGCAATGTCATCCCCGAATTTGTCAAACGCAAGTCGTAAGCTATCTAGGTCATTATAAGGAACCGTTAATGTATTTTGTGCGACAGATTCAGGAACACCTGGACTATCTGGTAAACCAAGCGTAGCAACACCAGAGCCTGCTTTTATAAGAAGTGAGTCCCCATGTCCATGGTAACACCCTTCAAATTTTACGATTTTATTTCGACCAGTATAGCCTCGCGCTAAGCGAAGAGCACTCATCGTTGCTTCTGTTCCAGAGTTGACCATGCGTACGACTTCAATGGATGGAACACGTTCAATGACAAGCTCAGCCATCTTTGTTTCTAATTCATTTGGGGCACCAAAGCTTGTCCCGCGCTCTGTTACTTCTTTTAACGCTTCAACCACTTTTTCATCGGCGTGACCGAGAATGAGTGGCCCCCACGATAGGACATAGTCAATATACTCGTTTCCGTCAATATCATAAATACGAGAACCTTTTCCTCGCTCCATAAACACCGGATCCATTTTCACCGATTTAAACGCGCGAACTGGGCTATTCACTCCGCCTGGCATTAGCGGTTTGGCTTTTTCAAATGCTTGTTTCGAACGCTCATATCTCATTTCTTTCACCTCTTTTTTTTACTTTAACCATCTAGCTACATCTTTAGCAAAGTACGTTAAAATTAAATCAGAGCCCGCACGCTTCATACTTGTTAGCATTTCTAGTACGATCCCTTTTTCATCGACCCAACCGTTTTGACTCGCTGCTTTAATCATCGAGTATTCGCCACTTACGTTATAAGCAACTACTGGATAGCCTGTCATATCTTTTACTTCACGAACGATATCTAAATA is a window from the Bacillus alkalicellulosilyticus genome containing:
- the ysxE gene encoding spore coat protein YsxE: MNTNELYHYQAILYHYDLNPTKIEAFGRIKKVYTDRGIFALKESRMNKEQADNFAYHIRKLARLNYRYTVPVIPSKYGELVLVTDASSYYLMPWMEKEPYSHRESPEQLMVEQMGIIHQLTVKTQSYTKETIEESYQALIQRWDSKRLELERFADVAEQKIYMSPYELTYMTHIHQMLLLIEEAKNHAKQWFDIVSEKEKYRTVFCHGNLSRSHVHFSKQGDPLLFNFEKAGLDTPARDLALFCRQSFRYSLWNEEEMVSWFQIYDNHLPLHEEEKHLLQGYLKFPEPVRFSLEKYVNKTPDQSELDHVRRLEKRIMTMRRVKRLDAFLFPPKSTEQGVSTQ
- the spoVID gene encoding stage VI sporulation protein D gives rise to the protein MTQDHPSKLSFSIEESVWLNKGQEISEILSMSLDPEITIEESEQHVFIRGGLQLVGEYRPNKNVPEEENIPSNIDELASFRSIEQVTVSEDGIGEIKHYFPIDVTIPLNRINNLEDVYVQVETFDYDLPERGCIQLTADVTISGMATHEVERTNEVQEEPEEQLEEQLPVYEQQQAPPEPAFRSFQFEARQRPAAPPEPIAASQPRAEGEGIGLGVAPVESTPQEEEVKEPVLATGAEQASEEEEPVPTVVTAPRAGERKEDNQVQATAALQVESEEAHEDIEEVEEQDEVQDEVRNEEEHQTKINLAPLKDLAVVNTDQSNEVEEGREEEVEPERPTSQKDENALYLTKMLTNGEEQFSKLRMCIIQENESLDTIAERYQLQTSHLVRVNRLENEQVEEGQIIYIPKR
- the hemL gene encoding glutamate-1-semialdehyde 2,1-aminomutase; its protein translation is MRYERSKQAFEKAKPLMPGGVNSPVRAFKSVKMDPVFMERGKGSRIYDIDGNEYIDYVLSWGPLILGHADEKVVEALKEVTERGTSFGAPNELETKMAELVIERVPSIEVVRMVNSGTEATMSALRLARGYTGRNKIVKFEGCYHGHGDSLLIKAGSGVATLGLPDSPGVPESVAQNTLTVPYNDLDSLRLAFDKFGDDIAGVIVEPVAGNMGVVLPEPGFLESLRELTSENGSLLIFDEVMTGFRVGYHCAQGYFGVTPDLTCLGKVIGGGLPVGAYGGRREIMEQIAPSGPIYQAGTLSGNPLAMTAGYETLSQLTEVDYEHFERLGSRLEKGLSEAATKHSIPHSTSRAGSMVGFFFTDEKVINFEKASTSNLDFFAAYFKEMLNQGISLPPSQFEGMFLSTKHTEADIDKTIEAAERAFATLK